The segment TGTCCTCAGGTCACGTGGAGGCCCGGCTGCTAGGTGGTACACACCCCTGTGAAGGACGCCTGGAGGTTCTTCGAGGACTTACCTGGGGCACAGTTTGCCATGATGACCTGGATATGCCCATGGCCCACGTGGTTTGTCGGGAGCTGGGGTGTGGCACTGCTGTATCCATACTCGGGAGTTCCCCCTTTGGCTATGGATCAGGGCCTGTGTGGACAGAGGCCTTTCACTGTGCGGGCAATGAATCACTGCTGTTCCATTGTCTGAGGGAGCCTGGACACCAGTGTGGCCATGATCAGGTTGCTGCACTAACCTGCTCAGGAGAAAGTGAGTCAGGCCACAGCCTGGAAGGGGGTGTTGGTGTAGTCCATAGTCTGAGTGACAGGCTGTGATGACATCAGATGGATAGCTCTGGGTGGGTACTCAAGACCTCTGTCCTCTGAACCAGAAGTTCCATGACCCCCTTTTGATGTTTCTCTCCTCTcgtgtgtttgcttttcttttccaccCTTGGGGAAAGGACTGTCCCAATGTACTGAAGATTTCTCTATACTTGGGTCCCACACTTTCCTTTTGGTTCGTTTCCTCATTCCCATCAGTGTGTTGAGATTCAGTTTTCCGGGACTTTATTCACTGTCCTGACATTTCTTAGTTTTTCTCATGGTTTCCATTAACTTCAAACAGACTGAAAAATATCAAGTTTAGGATTGTAAAGAACCTTTTCGTGTGGCATATGGCTTTTAGAATTTCTTTTCATAGCTAAATGATTATTGAGGTAACACAGAGATTCCCTTTagtgaccagaaaagaaaccacaaacaATTGTTTGTAGGTTAATTCTATATTGTATTCCACTGATGGAATCCAGGGCACTTAACTGCCTAGAGTTCACGCTTGCTTTTGTAACCATCATTGAAGGCTTGCGTCTCACTAGAGATGTTCTATATACAGTTCCAATAAATTTGGTATTTCCAGTTTTCCCAGCATGATCCCTGAGTTAAGGAGAGTAGAGGTGTGGGGGTGTGAGAGTTTGGGGAGAAGCAATGGAGTTATTTAGGCCAGGACACTGGAGCTGCCTAGCCTAGCTTCCAATATTTACACTGTGCAAAGCCACTGTCCTGCTAGTTTTTGTGTGCCTGGCTTGCATATGTCCTGTCTATAAGGAACTCCCTGTATGTGGGTGTCTGCAGCTCTGGTTTGTGAAGGGGGCTCTGATTCCGACTCTCTCTTAGAGTTCCGACTGGTGAATGGCAGCAGCCGCTGTGAGGGCCGTGTGGAGCTTTTGGTACAGAATGCCTGGCAACCCCTCTGTGCTGCTGACTGGGACTTAGCAGATGCCACAGTGCTCTGCCACCAGCTCAATTGTGGCTATGCAGTTGCCACGCCCCAAGGAGGTCACTTTGGAAATGTAGAGGCTTCCATCAGGACAGATGTATTTCACTGCGTGGGGACAGAGCCCCACTTACTGAGCTGCCCAACAAGCACCTTAGGGGCCCAGGCATGCACCCTGGGGAATTCAGCCTCAGTTCTCTGCTCAGGTGAGTACAGGTGGCCTTGAGACTGGGAAGAAGGTAAACAGGACTGGTGGATAGAGGTGTGAGACATTCAGGAGGGTGAGGGTAGGTGGGGCTCCTTGCAATGGTCCTCTGCCCTTCAGAGTTTCTCCCTGTCAGGTCTCCAGGATGCCCTGCGGCTAAGGGATGGAGAGAGCTACTGTGATGGCCGAGTGGAGGTCTTCCTGGATGGCACATGGGGGCGTGTGCTGGACAATGCCTGGGACCTGCGTGATGCTGCTGTGGTGTGCAGACAGCTCGGGTGCGGAGAGGCACAGCTAGCCTATGACTCACCAGCACCGGGTTATAAGGCAATTCCTGTGGGGCTGAGCCTGGTGCACTGCTTGGGCACTGAGACCCACCTGACCCAGTGCAATGTTTCGGCTTCTTTGCTGGTCCAGGCAGGGACGTTGCGGGATGCAGGCGTGGTGTGCTCGGGTGAGTGTGGGGTGTCCACTTGCCCCTACCCCAGCCTTGTTCATGTAGTCCAATGTGTTCTGACTGGGTTTCTCCACAGGGAGCTTACGCATACGGTTGGCAGCGGGCAAGAGCCGCTGTGCTGGGCGTGTGGAAGTGTTCTATCAGGGCTCATGGGGCACCGTATGTGATGATGCCTGGGACCTGCAGGATGCCCATGTCGTGTGCAGGCAGCTGGGCTGTGGCCATGCCCTCAGTGCCCCCAGGGCTGCCCATTTTGGAGCAGGAACTGGGCACATCTGGTTGGATGAACTGGGCTGCCTGGGTGAGGAGGCTGCTCTATGGGAGTGCCAGTCAGGAGGTTGGGGCAAACAAGACTGTGGACACAAGGAGGACGCAGGTGTGATCTGTTCAGGTAGGTGCCACAGGTCTCGTTTGACATGACCAGCCCTCCCTAACTGTGCCTGCCTGACTGGGCCCTCTGTCTGCAGAATTCACTGATGTGAGGTTGCAAGAGCACAGTCAGCCATGCACAGGACGCCTGGAGGTTTTCTACAATGGGACCTGGGGTGGTGTCTGCCAGTCTTTGAATGCTGCCTCCCTGAGGGTTCTGTGTGAACACCTGAACTGTGGGTCTCAAGGGCAGCTACTGGCCAGGCCAAGGAGCTCATCTACCATCGAGACTGTCTGGCTGAAGTCTATTCAGTGCAGGGACAAGCATGACAGGTCCTTGTGGCAATGCCCATCAGCACCCTGGAGAAGGCATTCTTGCCTCCGAGGAGAGGAAGCTTGGTTGG is part of the Rattus norvegicus strain BN/NHsdMcwi chromosome 1, GRCr8, whole genome shotgun sequence genome and harbors:
- the LOC120093064 gene encoding scavenger receptor cysteine-rich domain-containing protein SCART1-like, with translation MALSSLKLWHLLLLACCTLLPDMALGNFVNFLGGDNKCEGQVHLQYHGQWSLMCGDGLGELEASVICRELGCGSVKTMLRYILTPEEMKQPWLYDAQCRGEEATFSECLLGSWGPVSGCQCQCVAAIICTGGTTRQMGLVDGSSPCAGIAQATGISNFSLRCDLHEKEAGVVCRQLECGTALQWSRAHHGTNGYHERKYLTCQGTESDILHCLIDVNFLEQCDLLTYTQIVCTGHVEARLLGGTHPCEGRLEVLRGLTWGTVCHDDLDMPMAHVVCRELGCGTAVSILGSSPFGYGSGPVWTEAFHCAGNESLLFHCLREPGHQCGHDQVAALTCSGEKFRLVNGSSRCEGRVELLVQNAWQPLCAADWDLADATVLCHQLNCGYAVATPQGGHFGNVEASIRTDVFHCVGTEPHLLSCPTSTLGAQACTLGNSASVLCSGLQDALRLRDGESYCDGRVEVFLDGTWGRVLDNAWDLRDAAVVCRQLGCGEAQLAYDSPAPGYKAIPVGLSLVHCLGTETHLTQCNVSASLLVQAGTLRDAGVVCSGSLRIRLAAGKSRCAGRVEVFYQGSWGTVCDDAWDLQDAHVVCRQLGCGHALSAPRAAHFGAGTGHIWLDELGCLGEEAALWECQSGGWGKQDCGHKEDAGVICSEFTDVRLQEHSQPCTGRLEVFYNGTWGGVCQSLNAASLRVLCEHLNCGSQGQLLARPRSSSTIETVWLKSIQCRDKHDRSLWQCPSAPWRRHSCLRGEEAWLVCAEKTEVSQDMEQSPNCSSTRSCPEEGALRVFGGENSCSGRVELWHGGSWGTVCDDSWDLADAEVVCRQLGCGPAIAALQNAAFGPGSGPIWLDEVGCRGSELSLGACQAEPWGYGDCSHKEDAGVHCLGIPETMASGNSSAPPPVPEVWTMPEIACLVLGCLLGIVFLLLAAQWCHNRAMGSGAMKQLPSDAIYEYIETVPMDEKEEPAASQSLVQDEDYDDAEEPKDSPGEDMEARHC